A genomic region of Phenylobacterium parvum contains the following coding sequences:
- a CDS encoding serine hydrolase: protein MTVADAAWLAPSLIVHSVRVLPDRLRRLPETALDVGVSALLLGFRRPVATLSAVLAVTMGPIAAAGAAPLFRTLEPSANAPSREAARSPTRRDADLAARPAPPAPAGFAERLAALDPGFPRPVGIAVMDVGSGWLASWQGDQPFPQQSVSKLWVALTIMDQVDARRLDLDQPVILTDADRSVFNQPVTHLIENGAYETTVRDLLQRALIQSDNAANDKLMALAGGPAAVQAFLASRGMSGIRLAEDERRLQSRIAGLAWSAELSTYGAFEAARARLEPEARAASMQAYVEQPFDGATPAGIVRALAALHRGELLSRTSTDFILQTLGRVTTGPMRLRGGLPPGWRAAHKTGTGQDFRGETFGLNDVGLVTAPDGRTYAVAVLAPQAPKGSPNRLRVFQSVSAALVEQWGGQPLPLPTTPQSDRAD from the coding sequence ATGACGGTCGCCGACGCCGCCTGGCTCGCGCCTTCGCTCATTGTCCATTCCGTCCGGGTCCTGCCCGATCGCCTGCGACGCCTGCCCGAGACGGCCCTCGACGTGGGCGTTTCCGCCCTTCTGCTGGGGTTCAGGCGCCCTGTGGCCACCCTCTCAGCCGTCCTGGCCGTCACCATGGGCCCGATCGCCGCGGCCGGCGCCGCGCCGCTTTTCCGCACCCTTGAGCCCTCCGCCAACGCGCCCTCCCGTGAAGCCGCACGGTCTCCGACCCGGCGGGATGCTGACCTCGCCGCCCGCCCGGCCCCGCCGGCCCCCGCCGGCTTTGCTGAACGCCTGGCCGCCCTGGACCCCGGATTCCCGCGACCGGTCGGCATCGCCGTCATGGACGTCGGGTCCGGTTGGCTCGCGAGCTGGCAGGGCGACCAGCCCTTCCCGCAACAGAGCGTCTCCAAGCTCTGGGTGGCCCTGACCATCATGGACCAGGTCGACGCCCGGCGGCTCGACCTCGACCAGCCGGTGATCCTCACCGACGCCGACAGGAGCGTGTTCAACCAGCCGGTCACCCACCTGATCGAGAACGGGGCCTACGAGACGACGGTCCGCGACCTCCTCCAGCGCGCCCTGATCCAGTCGGACAATGCGGCGAATGACAAGCTGATGGCCCTGGCGGGCGGCCCGGCCGCCGTCCAGGCCTTCCTGGCCTCGCGCGGCATGTCGGGCATCCGCCTTGCCGAAGACGAGCGGCGGCTCCAGTCGCGCATCGCCGGCCTCGCCTGGAGTGCTGAGCTCTCCACCTACGGCGCCTTCGAGGCGGCTCGGGCCCGACTGGAACCCGAGGCGCGCGCCGCCTCGATGCAGGCCTATGTGGAGCAGCCCTTCGATGGGGCGACCCCCGCCGGGATCGTCCGGGCCCTGGCGGCCCTGCACCGGGGTGAACTCCTTTCCAGGACCTCCACGGATTTCATCCTCCAGACCCTTGGGCGGGTGACCACCGGCCCCATGCGCCTGCGCGGCGGCCTGCCGCCGGGCTGGCGCGCCGCACACAAGACCGGCACCGGCCAGGACTTCCGGGGCGAGACCTTCGGCCTGAACGACGTGGGCCTGGTGACTGCGCCGGATGGACGAACCTACGCCGTCGCCGTCCTGGCCCCTCAGGCGCCCAAGGGCTCGCCCAATCGCCTGCGGGTCTTCCAGTCGGTCTCCGCCGCCCTGGTCGAGCAGTGGGGTGGACAGCCCCTTCCCCTGCCCACCACACCGCAGTCGGACCGCGCCGACTGA
- a CDS encoding bifunctional regulator KidO, with protein MSSPVSKLGLGSGQFGLDQAPVRGRSAQAEVRDILEVAARAGVRLFDVTGRSVQAEREIGAVLPRPDRFNVCISTIRPDRGPDIVEAEARASLARLGVEQAECIFVPSVAELLGPHGAVLWDRLKALRDEGLTRKIGVSVFASDDPLGVARRFRPDIVQAPASLLDQRLINDGTLAAIAGLGMEVHLRSIFLNGLLLLPPDRAPSHLREAATRISRARRMIAEGRSDPLQAALGFALSRPEASAVLVGVSSAAELNAIVAAAASPPPDLDWDDMAIDDPDALDPGAWAAA; from the coding sequence ATGTCTTCGCCGGTTTCCAAGCTTGGCCTCGGTTCGGGGCAGTTCGGCCTCGATCAGGCGCCGGTCCGCGGACGTTCGGCCCAGGCCGAGGTCCGGGACATCCTCGAGGTCGCGGCCCGGGCAGGCGTCCGCCTGTTCGACGTCACGGGCCGCTCCGTACAGGCCGAGCGCGAGATCGGCGCCGTCCTGCCCCGCCCGGATCGCTTCAACGTCTGCATCTCCACCATCCGGCCAGACCGGGGCCCCGACATCGTCGAGGCCGAGGCCCGGGCCAGCCTGGCCCGTCTGGGAGTCGAACAGGCCGAATGCATTTTCGTGCCCTCGGTGGCAGAGCTCCTCGGTCCCCATGGCGCCGTCCTCTGGGATCGCCTGAAGGCTCTTCGGGATGAGGGCCTGACCCGGAAGATCGGCGTGTCGGTCTTCGCCTCCGACGATCCCCTCGGCGTGGCCCGCCGCTTCCGGCCCGACATCGTCCAGGCGCCGGCGAGCCTGCTGGACCAGAGGCTGATCAACGACGGGACCCTCGCCGCCATCGCCGGCCTGGGCATGGAGGTCCACCTCCGCTCGATCTTCCTCAACGGCCTGCTGCTGTTGCCGCCGGACCGTGCGCCCAGCCATCTCCGCGAGGCGGCGACGCGCATCTCCCGCGCCCGCCGCATGATCGCCGAGGGCCGGTCCGACCCGCTGCAGGCCGCCCTTGGCTTCGCCCTGTCCCGGCCTGAGGCCTCGGCCGTCCTTGTGGGCGTGTCCTCTGCGGCCGAGCTCAATGCGATCGTCGCCGCCGCCGCGAGCCCTCCGCCGGACCTCGACTGGGACGACATGGCCATCGACGACCCCGACGCCCTGGACCCGGGCGCCTGGGCCGCCGCCTGA
- a CDS encoding CobW family GTP-binding protein: MRSMSQKTPVTVLTGYLGAGKTTLLNRILSEDHGRRYAVIVNEFGEVGIDNDLIVGADEEVFEMNNGCVCCTVRGDLIRVLSGLMKRKGGFDAIIVETTGLADPGPVAQTFFVDDDVRARTELDSVTTVVDALHLPLRLGDSREAVEQIAFADQIILNKTDLVTEAQLRDIEARIRRLNPLAPIHRAQRSNVPLEMILGRGGFDLERITELQPEFLNPAHGEPGHVHDESCDHHDHEHHHGHDHGHHHDHDHGHAHDHAAEAGISSVSLTLDRPMNGARVSAWINDVLQAQGPDILRAKGIISVAGEDRRLVFQAVHMILEGDLQRPWREDEPRVSRLVFIGRDLDPEALKAGFEACAA, translated from the coding sequence ATGAGAAGCATGAGCCAGAAGACCCCCGTCACCGTACTCACCGGCTACCTCGGCGCCGGCAAGACCACCCTCCTCAACCGGATCCTCTCGGAGGACCATGGCCGGCGCTATGCGGTCATCGTCAACGAGTTCGGCGAGGTCGGGATCGACAATGACCTCATCGTCGGCGCCGACGAGGAAGTCTTCGAGATGAACAACGGCTGCGTCTGCTGCACGGTGCGCGGCGACCTGATCCGGGTGCTCTCGGGGCTCATGAAGCGCAAGGGCGGCTTCGACGCCATCATCGTCGAGACGACAGGACTGGCGGACCCGGGACCCGTGGCCCAGACCTTCTTCGTCGACGACGACGTCCGCGCCCGGACCGAACTGGACAGCGTCACCACGGTGGTCGACGCCCTGCACCTGCCCCTGCGCCTCGGCGATTCCCGGGAGGCCGTCGAGCAGATCGCCTTCGCGGACCAGATCATCCTGAACAAGACGGACCTCGTCACCGAGGCCCAGCTGCGCGACATCGAGGCGCGCATCCGCCGCCTGAATCCACTGGCGCCCATCCACCGGGCCCAGAGGTCGAACGTCCCCCTGGAAATGATCCTGGGCCGCGGCGGGTTCGACCTCGAGCGGATCACCGAGCTCCAGCCCGAGTTCCTGAACCCCGCCCATGGCGAGCCGGGTCACGTGCACGATGAATCCTGCGACCATCACGACCATGAGCACCACCATGGCCATGACCATGGCCACCATCACGACCATGACCACGGGCATGCCCACGACCACGCCGCAGAGGCCGGCATCTCCAGCGTCTCGCTGACCCTTGACCGGCCGATGAACGGCGCCCGGGTCAGCGCCTGGATCAACGACGTCCTCCAGGCCCAGGGCCCGGACATCCTGCGGGCCAAGGGGATCATCAGTGTGGCTGGAGAGGATCGCCGCCTGGTCTTCCAGGCCGTTCACATGATCCTGGAGGGCGACCTCCAGAGGCCCTGGCGCGAGGACGAGCCGCGCGTTTCGCGCCTGGTCTTCATCGGGCGGGACCTGGATCCCGAAGCCCTCAAGGCCGGCTTCGAGGCCTGCGCCGCCTGA
- the obgE gene encoding GTPase ObgE, with protein MKFLDQCKIYIRSGNGGGGAVSFRREKYIEYGGPDGGDGGRGGDVWIEAVDGLNTLIDYRYHQHFKAETGIHGMGRNRHGAAGADVVLKVPVGTEVLEEDRETLIVDLDHAGQRVLLAKGGNGGWGNDRFKGPINQAPYHANAGQPGEEKWIWLRLKLIADVGLAGLPNAGKSTFLAAASAARPKIADYPFTTLAPNLGIVDLSPEERFVMADIPGLIEGASEGAGLGTRFLGHVERTAVLVHLVDCTQTDVAEAWRTVRHELEAYGSGLGDKPEILALSKVDALDPDTLAMQKEALEAASGRPVSLVSGVSGQGVKDLLREAWRQVQARRAEAKAAGETAGDWRP; from the coding sequence ATGAAGTTCCTCGACCAGTGCAAGATCTACATCCGCTCGGGAAATGGCGGCGGTGGCGCCGTGTCCTTCCGGCGCGAGAAGTACATCGAGTACGGCGGCCCGGACGGCGGCGACGGCGGCCGGGGCGGTGATGTCTGGATCGAGGCGGTGGACGGGCTGAACACCCTGATCGACTACCGCTACCACCAGCATTTCAAGGCCGAAACCGGCATCCACGGCATGGGCCGCAACCGCCACGGCGCGGCCGGAGCCGACGTGGTCCTGAAGGTTCCCGTCGGCACGGAGGTGCTGGAGGAGGACCGCGAGACCCTGATCGTCGATCTTGATCACGCCGGCCAGCGCGTCCTCCTGGCCAAGGGCGGCAATGGCGGCTGGGGAAATGACCGCTTCAAGGGGCCCATCAACCAGGCCCCCTACCACGCCAACGCCGGCCAGCCCGGCGAGGAAAAGTGGATCTGGCTGCGGCTGAAGCTTATCGCCGACGTGGGCCTGGCCGGCCTGCCCAACGCCGGCAAGTCCACCTTCCTGGCGGCGGCCAGCGCCGCCCGGCCCAAGATCGCGGACTATCCCTTCACCACCCTCGCCCCCAACCTCGGCATCGTCGACCTGTCCCCCGAGGAGCGGTTCGTCATGGCCGACATCCCCGGCCTCATCGAGGGCGCCTCGGAGGGCGCCGGGCTGGGGACGCGCTTCCTGGGCCATGTGGAGCGCACGGCGGTTCTGGTCCATCTGGTCGACTGCACCCAGACTGACGTGGCCGAGGCCTGGCGCACGGTCCGGCATGAGCTGGAGGCCTATGGCTCGGGCCTGGGGGACAAGCCCGAGATCCTGGCCCTCTCCAAGGTCGACGCCCTCGATCCGGACACCCTGGCCATGCAGAAGGAAGCGCTCGAGGCCGCTTCCGGCCGGCCGGTCAGCCTGGTCTCCGGCGTATCGGGACAGGGCGTGAAGGACCTCCTTCGCGAGGCCTGGCGCCAGGTGCAGGCGCGTCGCGCCGAGGCGAAGGCGGCCGGGGAGACTGCGGGAGACTGGCGTCCGTGA
- the mtgA gene encoding monofunctional biosynthetic peptidoglycan transglycosylase: MAYPRSMARGEESGRPRRRWLRRILVLAGIFLVGLPLALVALYRFVPPPVTVLMVQRSLEGKGLDRTWRPLDQMSPALIRSVIAAEDAGFCSHHGFEFEAMQAAWAHNETSDRVRGGSTISQQTAKNVFLWPQRSYLRKGLEAGFTVLIEVGWGKRRILEVYLNTIEWGPGVYGAEAAARRNFGVGADRLSPAQAARLAAILPSPLKWRAAKPGPYVKRRSGRIGAAAGTVRRDGLADCILATRPR; this comes from the coding sequence ATGGCCTATCCTCGCTCCATGGCGAGAGGCGAGGAAAGCGGCCGTCCCCGGCGGCGATGGCTCAGGCGGATCCTGGTCCTGGCGGGGATATTCCTCGTCGGCCTGCCCCTGGCCCTGGTGGCGCTCTATCGGTTCGTCCCGCCGCCGGTGACCGTCCTGATGGTCCAGCGATCCCTGGAGGGGAAGGGACTGGACAGGACCTGGCGGCCGCTGGACCAGATGTCGCCCGCCCTCATCCGCTCGGTGATCGCTGCAGAGGACGCGGGCTTCTGCAGCCACCATGGCTTTGAGTTCGAGGCCATGCAGGCAGCCTGGGCGCACAACGAGACATCCGACCGGGTCCGGGGCGGGTCGACCATCAGCCAGCAAACGGCCAAGAACGTCTTCCTCTGGCCCCAGCGCTCCTACCTGCGAAAGGGCCTGGAGGCGGGCTTCACCGTCCTGATCGAGGTGGGCTGGGGAAAGCGGCGGATCCTGGAGGTCTACTTGAACACGATTGAATGGGGGCCTGGCGTCTACGGCGCCGAGGCGGCGGCGCGGCGCAACTTCGGGGTCGGCGCCGACCGCCTCAGTCCCGCCCAGGCGGCCAGGCTGGCGGCCATCCTGCCCAGCCCCCTGAAGTGGCGCGCGGCCAAACCGGGCCCATATGTAAAGCGCCGGTCCGGCCGGATCGGTGCAGCGGCGGGAACCGTCCGCAGGGATGGACTCGCCGACTGCATCCTCGCCACCCGCCCGCGCTGA
- a CDS encoding biopolymer transporter ExbD — protein sequence MGAKLGGGGGGRFDLGQNSDINVTPFVDVMLVLLIIFMVAIPAATVSIKLDLPPAVPPPPGAKMEEPTVINIQNGGVFIGEAATTVDRLPADLARKLNVPDPTKERVYIRANRDVRYGEFMQVMNTLQGNGYFQVALINEEL from the coding sequence ATGGGTGCGAAGCTGGGCGGCGGAGGCGGCGGGCGTTTCGATCTCGGCCAGAACAGCGACATCAACGTCACGCCGTTCGTGGACGTGATGCTGGTGCTCCTCATCATCTTCATGGTGGCGATTCCCGCCGCCACGGTCTCCATCAAGCTTGACCTGCCGCCGGCCGTGCCGCCGCCGCCCGGGGCCAAGATGGAAGAACCGACCGTCATCAACATCCAGAACGGCGGCGTCTTCATCGGCGAAGCGGCGACCACGGTCGATCGTCTTCCGGCCGACCTGGCCCGCAAGCTGAACGTGCCCGACCCGACGAAGGAGCGCGTCTACATCCGCGCTAACCGCGACGTGCGCTATGGCGAATTCATGCAGGTCATGAACACCCTGCAGGGCAACGGCTACTTCCAGGTCGCGCTGATCAACGAAGAGCTCTGA
- a CDS encoding cation diffusion facilitator family transporter, translating to MTLARLPLDETGVTAQVVRNERRTWLAALLVAVASAVQVAAGLAFGSVALVANGAHSGAHVAALAVAGAAYRVARANAHNPRLAHGAGRIGDLAAFANAVLLALAAFGLAVESVSRLVTPEVPDYPAALYAAAGGLALNLACMALLRPGAADRRDPSGDINLSAAHLHVAADAAVAALTLAGLFAAWRLGWTWADPVAALVGAGLIAHFAATILRRAGAALLDLRQSPALEAEVALRLEAAGLVAEDVRAWRTGAGRNAVAVRLRAPSHEAPAQVRRALEGLSGVSRISLDLT from the coding sequence TTGACCCTCGCCCGCCTGCCCCTCGATGAGACCGGCGTCACCGCCCAGGTGGTCCGTAACGAGCGGCGCACCTGGCTGGCCGCCCTGCTGGTCGCCGTCGCCTCCGCGGTCCAGGTCGCGGCGGGACTGGCTTTTGGATCGGTGGCCCTGGTCGCCAACGGCGCCCACTCCGGCGCCCATGTCGCGGCCCTGGCCGTGGCGGGCGCCGCCTACCGGGTGGCCCGCGCCAACGCCCACAACCCCCGCCTGGCGCACGGAGCCGGGCGGATCGGCGACCTCGCCGCCTTCGCCAACGCCGTCCTCCTGGCCCTGGCGGCCTTTGGGCTGGCGGTCGAGAGCGTGTCGCGCCTGGTCACGCCCGAGGTCCCCGATTACCCCGCAGCCCTCTATGCAGCGGCGGGCGGCCTGGCCCTGAACCTGGCCTGCATGGCGCTCCTGCGCCCCGGCGCCGCCGACCGGCGGGACCCTTCCGGCGATATCAATCTTTCAGCGGCCCATCTGCACGTGGCGGCGGACGCCGCGGTCGCCGCCCTGACCCTTGCGGGGCTGTTCGCCGCCTGGCGTCTCGGCTGGACCTGGGCCGATCCCGTCGCGGCCCTCGTGGGGGCGGGCCTGATCGCCCATTTCGCCGCCACGATCCTCCGGCGGGCCGGGGCGGCGCTCCTGGACCTGAGGCAGTCCCCCGCCCTCGAGGCCGAGGTCGCCCTTCGGCTGGAAGCGGCCGGCCTGGTCGCCGAGGACGTGCGCGCCTGGCGGACCGGGGCCGGCCGCAACGCCGTGGCGGTTCGCCTCAGGGCGCCTTCCCATGAGGCGCCCGCCCAGGTCCGGCGGGCCCTGGAAGGTCTTTCCGGGGTCAGCCGGATCAGTCTGGACCTGACCTGA
- the rpmA gene encoding 50S ribosomal protein L27, whose translation MAHKKSGGSSRNGRDSAGRRLGVKKFGGEAVLAGNIIVRQRGTKFFPGDNVGMGKDHTLFATAHGAVKFITKRDDRTYVCVENAAG comes from the coding sequence ATGGCTCACAAGAAATCCGGCGGATCCTCGCGCAACGGGCGCGACTCGGCGGGCCGCCGTCTCGGCGTGAAGAAGTTCGGTGGTGAGGCGGTCCTGGCCGGCAACATCATCGTGCGCCAGCGCGGCACCAAGTTCTTCCCGGGCGACAATGTTGGCATGGGCAAGGACCACACCCTCTTCGCGACCGCCCACGGCGCCGTGAAGTTCATCACCAAGCGTGATGACCGCACCTACGTCTGCGTGGAAAACGCGGCCGGCTGA
- a CDS encoding GNAT family N-acetyltransferase: MRPFRPEPIIETPRLRLRAPRRSDAARIAALCSDFEVARTTARLPHPYALADAEAFLASGDGLDPAREARFALEHPAEGLVGFLSFFGEPAPATEIGYWLGRPYWGAGLMTEAVKAALAWAARDWGRTYVRAWRLDENPASDAVLVKAGFLYTGERRQTFVLSRGEALPSRGQIWLA; this comes from the coding sequence ATGCGCCCCTTCCGCCCGGAACCCATCATCGAGACGCCCCGCCTGCGCCTGCGTGCGCCCAGGCGCAGTGACGCCGCCCGGATCGCCGCCCTCTGCTCGGATTTCGAGGTGGCCCGCACCACAGCGCGCCTTCCGCATCCCTACGCCCTGGCGGACGCCGAGGCCTTCCTCGCTTCCGGCGACGGGCTCGACCCTGCCCGGGAGGCGCGCTTCGCCCTCGAGCATCCGGCGGAAGGCCTGGTCGGCTTCCTGTCCTTCTTCGGCGAGCCCGCCCCGGCGACGGAGATCGGCTACTGGCTGGGCCGGCCCTACTGGGGCGCTGGCCTGATGACCGAAGCGGTGAAGGCGGCCCTGGCCTGGGCCGCCCGGGACTGGGGCCGGACCTATGTGCGCGCCTGGCGGCTGGACGAGAACCCGGCGTCGGACGCCGTCCTGGTGAAGGCGGGCTTCCTCTACACCGGCGAGCGTCGCCAGACCTTCGTGCTGTCCCGCGGCGAGGCCCTGCCCTCGCGCGGCCAGATCTGGCTGGCCTGA
- a CDS encoding nitroreductase, giving the protein MKVSEAVDRRVSIRAFRPECPPEALVRGILEAAARAPSGGNLQPWKVYALAGAPLAELRARAAANPMGETPEYDVYPPNLWDPFRTRRFQNGEDLYATIGIPREDKAARLRQLARNTELFGAPVGLFFCLDRKLGPPQWSDVGMYMQTVMLLAVEQGLDTCAQEYWARYPRTVADLLGLPDDHMLFSGMALGWRDESAPINTLRSARDPFEAWGELRGFEG; this is encoded by the coding sequence ATGAAGGTCAGCGAAGCGGTCGATCGGCGGGTCTCGATCCGGGCCTTCCGGCCCGAGTGTCCGCCGGAAGCCCTGGTGCGGGGAATCCTCGAGGCCGCGGCGCGGGCGCCGTCCGGCGGAAACCTCCAGCCCTGGAAGGTCTACGCCCTGGCCGGGGCGCCCCTGGCCGAGCTGAGGGCCCGGGCGGCGGCCAATCCCATGGGCGAGACGCCGGAGTACGACGTCTACCCGCCGAACCTCTGGGACCCCTTCCGGACCCGCCGGTTCCAGAATGGCGAGGACCTCTACGCCACGATCGGCATCCCGCGCGAGGACAAGGCGGCCCGGCTTCGCCAGCTGGCGCGCAACACCGAACTGTTCGGGGCCCCCGTCGGCCTCTTCTTCTGCCTCGACCGCAAGCTGGGCCCGCCCCAGTGGTCGGACGTTGGCATGTACATGCAGACCGTCATGCTGCTGGCGGTGGAGCAGGGCCTGGACACCTGCGCCCAGGAGTACTGGGCGCGCTATCCCAGGACGGTCGCCGACCTCCTCGGCCTGCCGGACGACCACATGCTCTTTTCCGGCATGGCCCTGGGCTGGCGCGACGAGTCTGCGCCGATCAACACCCTGCGCTCGGCCCGAGACCCCTTCGAGGCCTGGGGCGAACTGCGGGGCTTCGAGGGCTAA
- the rplU gene encoding 50S ribosomal protein L21 — translation MYAVIRTGGKQYRVEPGDVLVVEKLGGEPGADVAFSDVLMLGDGAAVTVGAPTVEGAAVNATLIETRKGEKVRIFKKIRRQGYRRTRGHRQPETVLRVTSITGAGKTAAWDGVVDLTPKALLDAKARNLKAVVASLEAAAPVAAPAKAAKAKAAPAEAAEAAPAEKPAAKKAAPKKAAAKKTDAE, via the coding sequence ATGTACGCGGTGATCAGAACCGGCGGCAAACAGTACCGGGTCGAACCTGGCGACGTACTGGTGGTCGAAAAGCTGGGCGGCGAGCCCGGCGCGGACGTGGCCTTCTCGGACGTCCTGATGCTGGGCGACGGCGCTGCGGTCACCGTTGGCGCCCCCACCGTCGAGGGCGCTGCGGTCAACGCCACCCTGATCGAGACCCGCAAGGGCGAGAAGGTCCGGATCTTCAAGAAGATCCGCCGCCAGGGCTATCGCCGCACCCGCGGCCACCGTCAGCCCGAGACCGTGCTGCGCGTCACCTCCATCACCGGCGCCGGCAAGACCGCCGCCTGGGACGGCGTGGTCGACCTGACGCCCAAGGCCCTGCTGGACGCCAAGGCCCGCAACCTGAAGGCTGTTGTCGCCTCGCTGGAAGCCGCGGCGCCCGTCGCCGCTCCGGCCAAGGCCGCGAAGGCCAAGGCCGCTCCGGCGGAGGCCGCCGAGGCGGCTCCGGCTGAGAAGCCCGCCGCGAAGAAGGCTGCGCCCAAGAAGGCCGCGGCCAAGAAGACCGACGCCGAATAA
- a CDS encoding WD40 repeat domain-containing protein, translated as MTYAFDAFVTAALFDSEDRAWFALGDGTVRSEDGGVHQAHDGAVLCAAVHPTGQGLLTGGDDGALVWTRASGPVTLERSPGRWIDALSASPQSGLIAWAAGREVQVRDVADPEFRRTFAHERSVTDLAFDPRGRRLAAATYGGAWLWYARIAEQKPEILKWAGSHIALAWSPDGKFLMSAMQENALHGWRVADDKNLKMGGYPAKVKSLAFLSKGQMLATSGANGVVVWPFTGPAGPLGKQAAEVGYEESVLVARVAGAPDSRLVAAGLEDGRVWTCDLTGQKIDMRKAEKGESISALTFSRKARRLAWGDEAGGAGVIDL; from the coding sequence ATGACCTACGCTTTTGACGCCTTCGTGACCGCCGCCCTGTTCGACTCGGAAGACCGCGCCTGGTTCGCCCTGGGGGACGGGACCGTCCGATCCGAGGACGGTGGGGTTCACCAGGCCCACGACGGGGCGGTCCTCTGCGCCGCCGTCCATCCAACGGGCCAGGGCCTGCTGACGGGTGGCGACGACGGCGCCCTGGTTTGGACGCGGGCCTCGGGCCCGGTGACGCTGGAGCGGTCTCCCGGCCGCTGGATCGACGCCCTGTCGGCCAGCCCCCAGTCCGGCCTCATCGCCTGGGCCGCGGGCCGGGAAGTCCAGGTCCGCGACGTCGCCGACCCGGAATTCCGCCGCACCTTCGCCCACGAGCGCTCCGTGACGGACCTGGCGTTCGACCCGCGCGGACGCCGTCTGGCGGCGGCCACCTACGGCGGCGCCTGGCTCTGGTACGCCCGGATCGCCGAACAGAAGCCCGAGATCCTGAAGTGGGCCGGCAGCCATATCGCCCTCGCCTGGAGCCCGGACGGCAAGTTCCTCATGAGCGCCATGCAGGAGAACGCCCTGCACGGCTGGCGCGTCGCCGACGACAAGAACCTCAAGATGGGCGGGTATCCGGCCAAGGTGAAAAGCCTCGCCTTCCTGTCCAAGGGGCAGATGCTGGCGACCTCAGGCGCCAACGGGGTCGTCGTCTGGCCTTTCACGGGCCCCGCAGGTCCCCTCGGCAAGCAGGCGGCGGAGGTCGGTTACGAGGAAAGCGTCCTGGTGGCGCGGGTGGCGGGCGCCCCCGACTCGCGCCTGGTCGCCGCCGGCCTGGAGGACGGCCGGGTCTGGACCTGTGACCTGACCGGCCAGAAGATCGATATGCGCAAGGCCGAGAAGGGCGAATCGATCTCGGCCCTCACCTTCAGCCGCAAGGCGCGGCGCCTGGCCTGGGGCGATGAGGCCGGCGGCGCCGGGGTGATCGACCTCTAG
- the ald gene encoding alanine dehydrogenase, translated as MRIGVPREIKADEYRVGLVPAAVRELAAQGHQVLVEAGAGSGSGFADAAYAEAGAVLAPDAAAVFEGADLIVKVKEPQKSEWERLTSRHILFTYLHLAPDPAQAEGLRRSGAAAIAYETVTDPSGGLPLLAPMSEIAGRLSVLAAAQHLQKHNGGMGLLLPGAAGSPPARVTVLGGGMVGTNAARMAVGLGAQVTVVERSLPRLRALDELFAGRIRTRHSSLDAVEAEILSADVVIGAVLAAGAAAPRLLRREHLSRMTPGSVIVDVAIDQGGCFETSRPTTHHEPTFVLDGVVHYCVANMPGAVPRTASEALGAATLPFVLKLAESGLDALSRDPHLARGLNVLGGEITHPAVAAALGRTASDPYAAWG; from the coding sequence ATGCGGATCGGGGTTCCCCGCGAGATCAAGGCTGACGAGTACAGGGTGGGCCTGGTCCCCGCCGCCGTCCGGGAGCTGGCCGCCCAGGGCCACCAGGTCCTTGTCGAGGCGGGGGCAGGCTCAGGATCCGGCTTCGCCGACGCCGCCTACGCCGAGGCGGGCGCCGTCCTGGCGCCCGACGCAGCGGCGGTGTTCGAGGGCGCGGACCTGATCGTCAAGGTCAAGGAACCGCAGAAGTCGGAATGGGAGCGCCTTACCTCCCGGCACATCCTCTTCACCTACCTCCACCTTGCGCCCGACCCCGCCCAGGCCGAGGGCCTGCGCCGGTCCGGCGCCGCCGCCATCGCCTACGAGACCGTGACCGACCCGTCGGGGGGCCTTCCCCTGCTGGCGCCCATGTCGGAGATCGCCGGCCGGCTGTCGGTCCTGGCCGCGGCGCAGCACCTGCAGAAGCACAACGGCGGCATGGGCCTCCTCCTCCCCGGCGCGGCGGGATCGCCTCCGGCGCGGGTCACCGTGCTGGGCGGCGGCATGGTGGGGACAAACGCCGCCCGCATGGCGGTGGGCCTGGGCGCCCAGGTCACGGTGGTGGAGCGGTCGCTCCCGCGCCTCCGGGCCCTGGACGAGCTCTTCGCCGGACGCATCCGCACGCGCCATTCCAGCCTCGACGCGGTGGAGGCCGAGATCCTTTCGGCCGATGTCGTGATCGGCGCCGTCCTCGCGGCGGGCGCCGCTGCCCCACGGCTCCTGCGGCGGGAGCACCTCTCGCGGATGACCCCCGGCTCGGTGATCGTCGATGTCGCCATAGACCAGGGCGGCTGCTTCGAGACCAGCCGGCCAACAACCCACCATGAGCCCACCTTCGTCCTGGACGGCGTGGTCCACTATTGCGTCGCCAACATGCCCGGTGCGGTTCCCCGGACCGCCTCGGAGGCCCTCGGCGCGGCGACCCTGCCCTTTGTCCTGAAGCTGGCGGAGTCGGGCCTCGACGCCCTGTCGCGGGATCCGCACCTGGCGCGGGGCCTGAACGTTCTGGGCGGTGAAATCACCCATCCGGCGGTGGCGGCGGCCCTTGGGCGAACCGCGAGCGACCCCTACGCCGCCTGGGGCTGA